A genomic window from Streptomyces mirabilis includes:
- a CDS encoding MarR family winged helix-turn-helix transcriptional regulator, whose product MTTASASAEEPRWLTDEEQRTWRAYMNAATLLEDHLDRQLQRDAGMPHVYYGLLVQLVEAPRRRLRMTELAMNAKITRSRLSHAIARLEKNGWVRREDCPSDKRGQFAVLTDAGYEVLSKAAPGHVDAVRQAFFDRLTPEQHQSLGEAMRIIAEGLQPKDAGADLPWLR is encoded by the coding sequence ATGACTACGGCATCCGCATCCGCTGAAGAGCCGCGCTGGCTCACCGACGAGGAACAGCGCACCTGGCGTGCGTACATGAACGCCGCCACCCTCCTCGAGGACCATCTCGACCGTCAGCTGCAGCGCGACGCGGGCATGCCGCACGTCTACTACGGTCTGCTCGTCCAGCTCGTCGAGGCGCCGCGCAGAAGGCTGCGCATGACCGAGCTGGCCATGAACGCGAAGATCACCCGCTCGCGCCTCTCGCACGCGATCGCCCGCCTGGAGAAGAACGGGTGGGTGCGCCGCGAGGACTGCCCCTCCGACAAGCGGGGCCAGTTCGCCGTCCTCACCGACGCCGGTTACGAGGTGCTGAGCAAGGCCGCGCCGGGCCATGTCGACGCCGTACGGCAGGCCTTCTTCGACCGGCTCACGCCCGAACAGCACCAATCCCTCGGCGAGGCCATGCGGATCATCGCCGAGGGGCTGCAGCCGAAGGACGCGGGCGCGGACCTGCCTTGGCTGCGTTGA